In Rhizobium lusitanum, a genomic segment contains:
- a CDS encoding class I SAM-dependent methyltransferase — MSRLDSFIRRLTAQRDILNATADKVKMLDGPVLELGLGNGRTFDHLRELFPDRRIVAFDRAANAYGPSMPEAGNLVLGEIKDTARDFIGIGASLAHADIGTGYEEKDAVTLTWLPEIMVGVLASRGLAISGLSLDHPDLEPLPLPPGVKAGRYFIYRRR, encoded by the coding sequence ATGAGCCGCCTGGATAGTTTCATCCGTCGCCTGACCGCACAGCGCGACATTCTCAACGCCACTGCCGACAAGGTCAAAATGCTCGACGGTCCCGTGCTGGAGCTTGGGCTTGGCAACGGCCGCACGTTCGATCACCTGCGCGAGCTTTTCCCCGACCGCCGGATCGTCGCCTTCGACCGCGCCGCCAACGCTTATGGTCCGTCGATGCCTGAAGCAGGCAATCTGGTACTCGGCGAGATCAAGGACACCGCCCGAGATTTCATCGGCATCGGCGCGTCGCTTGCCCATGCCGATATCGGCACCGGTTATGAGGAAAAGGATGCGGTGACCCTGACCTGGCTGCCCGAGATCATGGTGGGCGTGCTGGCCTCGCGCGGTCTCGCGATCAGCGGTCTCTCGCTCGATCATCCCGATCTCGAGCCATTGCCTTTGCCGCCGGGTGTGAAGGCGGGCCGCTATTTCATCTATCGGCGCCGATAG
- a CDS encoding FkbM family methyltransferase produces the protein MFDTKILTTKFWKRALRKNRDRLATHLFDTRLGRDILISAIGPRVKTMTVDCGDHLMSFSPADYIGRKVFRKGHFERDHVDRLLTVLRERGLLRKGTVLLELGGNIGTQTCYFALSGAYRRIVTVEPDPRNFRLLSVNIADNGFQDLVTAVNCAAGDRDGELDFYLNHKNHGKSSALRQSPNDEKISVPVRPVADILGQAGVEAADIGLIWMDIEGYEPVAVRSMRALMALKVPLYMEFTPAFYGKEQTTAFIADLTAYYTECLAFFEDRTVPMKVADLPTEGEQFDVLFLR, from the coding sequence ATGTTCGACACTAAGATTCTGACCACTAAATTCTGGAAGCGCGCCCTCCGAAAGAACAGGGATCGCCTTGCTACGCACCTGTTCGACACCCGCCTTGGCCGCGATATCCTCATCAGCGCTATCGGCCCCCGCGTGAAGACCATGACGGTGGATTGCGGCGATCACCTTATGAGCTTTTCGCCGGCCGACTACATTGGCCGTAAAGTGTTCCGCAAGGGGCATTTCGAGCGTGACCATGTCGACCGGCTGCTGACGGTGCTGCGCGAGCGCGGCCTGCTGCGCAAGGGAACCGTGCTGCTCGAACTCGGCGGCAATATCGGCACGCAGACCTGCTACTTCGCGCTCAGCGGCGCCTATCGGCGGATCGTCACCGTCGAGCCCGACCCGCGCAATTTCCGGCTTCTGTCGGTCAATATCGCCGATAACGGCTTTCAGGATCTGGTGACCGCCGTCAATTGCGCCGCCGGCGACCGCGATGGGGAGCTCGATTTCTACCTGAACCACAAGAACCATGGCAAAAGCAGCGCCTTGCGCCAAAGCCCGAACGACGAGAAGATTTCCGTGCCGGTCCGGCCTGTCGCCGATATTCTCGGTCAGGCTGGCGTCGAGGCCGCAGATATCGGGCTGATCTGGATGGATATCGAAGGCTACGAGCCTGTCGCTGTCAGATCCATGCGGGCGCTTATGGCCCTCAAGGTGCCGCTTTATATGGAGTTCACACCGGCCTTCTACGGCAAGGAGCAGACGACGGCTTTCATCGCCGATCTCACTGCCTACTATACAGAATGCCTCGCTTTTTTCGAGGACCGTACCGTGCCGATGAAGGTCGCCGACCTGCCGACCGAGGGCGAGCAGTTCGACGTCCTCTTCCTGCGCTAG
- a CDS encoding adenylate/guanylate cyclase domain-containing protein, giving the protein MTTEARKPIISDRLVRKFRLGSGLIIFVFVIMHLANHSLGLISLSAATEAQHWFMAVWRNPVGTVLFYGALIVHILLVLRMLYKRRTLVMPAGEAFQIVTGLLVPLLLIDHIIATRVVHEIYGYHDNYRAIVRGLWVTSPLNGLRQSIVLLLVWLHGCIGIHFWLRYRAWYTAIAPVMLSFAITLPVLALLGFAAMGKVVSHEAAQEDERGLRGGYYSDLRSLGETGSLPGSQVSITLWPYRAGFYGAFSMSILSLFAFRTHRRLRERQYQVAIRYAGGEVVHAPRGFTVLEASRLGGIPHYSVCGGKGQCSTCRVQVIEGADNLPPPEGLEQKTLNRIGATPDVRLACQLRPTGNISVVPLLTPMAETAIPVYSQTASPGREREIVVFFCDLRHFTALTEARLPFDIVFLLNRYFAIVGRIVEENGGRMDKFIGDGAMALFGLRTTPKEANRQALKAAAEIVREIDKLSAELADDLRAPLEIAIGLHTGSAVVGSMGYGNVKNVTAIGDTVNVASRLESVAKEFNRTLVFSEPVASLSGVDIAGIESREIAVRGRGEPLRVYIVRKEESTRFA; this is encoded by the coding sequence ATGACCACAGAGGCAAGAAAACCCATCATATCCGATCGCCTCGTGCGCAAATTCCGGCTTGGTTCCGGTTTGATCATCTTCGTTTTCGTGATCATGCATCTAGCCAATCACTCCCTCGGATTGATCTCGCTCAGCGCTGCCACCGAGGCGCAGCATTGGTTCATGGCGGTCTGGCGCAACCCGGTTGGCACCGTTCTTTTCTACGGTGCTTTAATCGTCCATATCCTCCTCGTCCTGCGCATGCTCTACAAGCGCCGCACCCTGGTCATGCCGGCGGGGGAAGCCTTCCAGATCGTTACCGGCTTGCTGGTGCCTCTGCTGTTGATCGACCACATCATCGCCACCCGCGTTGTTCACGAGATCTACGGCTATCACGACAATTACCGCGCCATCGTTCGCGGCCTCTGGGTCACTTCGCCGCTCAATGGCTTGCGTCAGTCGATCGTGCTGCTACTCGTCTGGCTCCATGGCTGCATCGGCATTCATTTCTGGCTGCGCTATCGCGCCTGGTACACGGCCATCGCACCGGTCATGTTGTCCTTCGCCATCACCCTGCCGGTTCTCGCCCTGCTGGGTTTTGCAGCCATGGGAAAGGTGGTATCGCACGAGGCGGCGCAGGAGGACGAGCGCGGTCTTCGGGGCGGTTATTACAGCGACTTGCGCAGCCTTGGCGAAACCGGCTCCTTACCGGGCAGCCAGGTAAGCATTACCCTGTGGCCGTATCGCGCCGGCTTTTATGGTGCTTTCAGCATGTCGATCCTCAGCCTCTTCGCCTTCCGCACCCATCGAAGACTGCGCGAACGGCAATATCAGGTGGCGATCCGCTATGCGGGCGGCGAAGTCGTGCATGCGCCGCGCGGCTTCACCGTACTCGAAGCGAGCCGTCTCGGCGGCATCCCGCATTATTCCGTCTGCGGCGGCAAGGGGCAATGTTCCACCTGCCGCGTCCAGGTTATCGAGGGCGCCGACAATCTGCCGCCGCCCGAGGGGCTGGAGCAGAAGACCCTGAACCGGATCGGCGCCACGCCGGATGTCCGCCTCGCCTGCCAATTGCGCCCGACGGGAAATATCAGTGTCGTGCCGCTTCTAACGCCGATGGCGGAAACGGCCATTCCCGTCTACAGCCAGACGGCAAGTCCGGGCCGCGAGCGCGAGATCGTTGTCTTCTTTTGCGACCTGCGCCACTTCACGGCGCTCACCGAGGCACGCCTGCCCTTCGACATTGTCTTCCTGCTCAACCGCTATTTTGCCATTGTCGGCCGCATCGTCGAGGAGAATGGCGGCCGGATGGACAAGTTCATCGGTGACGGCGCCATGGCGCTGTTCGGCCTGCGCACCACGCCAAAGGAAGCCAACCGTCAGGCGCTGAAAGCGGCTGCCGAGATCGTCCGGGAAATCGACAAGCTGAGCGCGGAACTCGCCGACGACCTGAGAGCTCCGCTCGAAATCGCCATTGGCCTGCATACTGGCTCGGCGGTGGTCGGCTCGATGGGCTATGGCAATGTCAAGAACGTGACGGCGATCGGCGATACGGTCAACGTCGCAAGCCGTCTCGAAAGCGTCGCCAAGGAATTCAACCGCACGCTCGTCTTTTCCGAACCGGTGGCGAGCCTTTCCGGCGTCGATATCGCCGGTATCGAAAGCCGCGAGATCGCCGTTCGCGGCCGTGGCGAACCTCTACGCGTCTATATCGTGCGGAAGGAAGAGAGTACCCGCTTTGCATAG